The genomic region CCGTCGTAGCGTTGATGCGGCACGAAACTCCCGGCGCGGAAAGTCCACAGCAAATCGTCCAGAGCCTGCGCCTGTTCGTCGGTATCGGTCAGGACATAACAGATGTGTCCGTTGCGATAGGCTTTTTCGATCAGCCTGCATGCATAAAGAGAGCGTTCCTGTTCCGACGTCGTAGCCAAAACATAAAAACTGATTTCAGGCATGAACCGGCTTTTGAAGACTAGGCCTGAGCGCTTCGGGAGATCAGATATTGGCACAACAAAGGCACCGGCCGTCCGGTAGCGCCCTTGGTGGGGCCCGTTCGCCAGGCGGTTCCGGCAATGTCCAGGTGCGCCCAACGGAAATTCTCGGCAAACCGGGACAAAAAGCAGGCGGCGGTAATCGTTCCGGCGTCCTTGCCGCCGATATTGGCCATGTCGGCAAAGTTGGACTTCAGAAGCTCCTGATATTCTTCCCACAAAGGCAGACGCCAGAGGCTATCGCTGGCCGATTCGCCGGCCGCGATCAGATCGTTGCAAAGACCGTCGTCGTTCCCGAGCAAGCCGCTCGGCACCCGGCCCAGAGCCACCAGGCATGCGCCGGTCAGCGTGGCCAGATCGATCACCACGTCGGGATGATATCTTTCCGCATACGTCAGCGTATCGCAAAGGATCAGCCTTCCTTCGGCGTCGGTGTTCAATACTTCGATCGTTTTTCCGGACAGACTGGTGACGATGTCGCCCGGTTTGTTGGCGTTGCCGTCGGGAAGGTTTTCCGAAGCCGGAACCAGGCCGACGACGTTCAACGGCAACTGCAATTGCGCGGCCGCCTGCACGGTGGCCAGCACGGCCGCGCCGCCGCACATGTCGTATTTCATTTCATCCATGCCGAGGCCCGGCTTCAGGGAAATGCCGCCCGCATCGAAGGTGAGCCCCTTGCCGATCAGCACAATGGGCTTGCTGTTTTTGTCGCCGCCGTGATATTCGAGAGTAATCAGTTTGGGAGGCTGGCGGCTGCCGCGAGAAACCGACAACAGGGAGCCCATGCCCAGCTCCTTCATGTCGCTCTCTTCCAGGACATGGACGGTTATTTTGTCGTGTTTCTTGCCGATTTCGACCGCTTGCTCGGCAAGATAAGTCGGCGTACAAACATTGCCCGGCAGATCGGCGAGAAACTTGGTCAAATCGACCGCGGCGGCGATCGCCTGCCCTTGCGCCAGGCCCGCCTCGGCCAGGCTACGCTGGTCTTCGGATGCAGTGACGGCGACCTTCTGCAGTTTGCTTTCGGTTTCCTTGTCCGATTTCAGATGCACGAACTGATAAACGGCATCATTGAATACTTCGACGATTTGGCGGGTTTTCCATTGCAGGTCGGCCTTGGCCACGTCGCACTCGGCCAGGCAACACGCCGCCGATTGGATCGGGGTTTTCTTGAGGCCGGCAATTGCGGCGGCCAGCGCCTTGCGGTAATTTTTTTGTGATAGAATTTCCTTTTTGCCCAACCCGACCACTAAAATACGTTCAATTTGACTATCCGGCACGAAATTGATCAGTACGGTTTCGCCGTTCTTCCCGCTCAGATCCCCATGGCTCATAATGGCGGTTATCAATCCCCGGGTACTGTCGTTCAGAGCAATCGCCGACGGGCTAAGCTGCATATCTTGGTAAACGCCGACAATAATGCAATCATATTGCAGAGTTTCAGGCGCTGCGGTTTCAATAGAATAATCCATAACTGTATGTCCGATTGCTGATGATAAGGCTTTTCCGGACGAGCTTTTTAATAGGCTCGCACCGAAGACCGATCGCCAGATTATACAACATTTATTTTGAATTTGATTGAGGAGACAAACTTGGCAACAGATTGGCCTGGCGGCTATAAAACAAGGCGGCGGCAAGCGATCATTGTCCTTGATAGAATGATCGCTACGGACATCCTGCAGACTCTGTTCTCGGTCTGGTTGGTCGTCGTGATTATCATCGTCAGCAGAAAATTCATCAAAGTGCTGGAGCAAGCGGTAGAAGGCCAGATTTCCAATGAAACCCTGATGAAAATTTTCGGTTTGAAAACTCTGGTGGCCGGCATCGAATTTTTACCGGCCGCGCTGTTCATGGCCATCCTGATGGTTTTAGGAAGAATGTACAGAGATCAGGAAATGTCGGCCATCTCTTCCGCCGGCGGCGGTTCCGGAACCATTTACCGGGCCGTTTTTTTAGTCGTGTTTCCGCTATCCATGCTGGCGGTCGGCCTGTCGCTGTACAGTTCTCCCTGGGCCGAAGACCGGATGGAACACTTGATGTCGCAGGACGAACAATCCTCCGACGTCCGGGGCGTCGCCGAAGGCAAATTCAGCGAATACAGCCAGGGCGACCTAGTCTTCTATGTGGAAAAAATTTCCGACGACAAAGAAATGCATTCCGTTTTCGTACAGCAAAAACAGGGCACGGACCTGGGCATCATTAATGCCGAATCGGCTCGGTTGAAGGATCTGTCCGACGGCCGTTACGTCGTTTTCAAAGACGGCGAGCGCGTGCAGGGCCAACCCGGGCGGCAGGATTTCATCATCGAACAATTTGCCGAATACGGGGTAAGGATCGAGGAAAGGGAAGCGTCGATCCGATTCAACCGGGCCGCGGTAAAAACCGAAGTCTTGTGGCATTCGCCTATTAGCCATGACCAGGCCGAGCTGCAGCGCCGCATCTCGATACCGCTGGGCATGCTGCTGCTCAGCTTTCTCGCCGTTCCGCTGGCGCAGATTTCGCCGCGGGGTGGCGTTTACGGCAACATGATGGTCGGCTTCCTGATTTATTTTAGCTACGGCAATCTCATTCGCACCAGCCAGGCCTGGATTGTCAAAGGCACCGTTTCCGCGGGCATGGGCGGTTTCGGAGTGAATTTTTTAATGTTGTTGATCGGTATGGTCTTATTGGCAAGACTGTACGGATGGCAATGGCTTGTTGTCAGAATCAAGGAAAAGGTGTTCAAGTGGGCGTACTGACAGGCTACATCGTCAGAGAAATATTAAAAGGGTCGGCCATTGCCGTCCTGTTTATTTTGACTCTATTCAATTTGTTCACCTTCAGTGACGAACTCAAATCCCTGGGTCAGGGCGATTACGGCCTGAAACAGATTTTTCTTTATCTTGCCCTGACCTCGCCCCGGGTCTTTTATGAACTGGTGCCGGCGTCGGCCTTGTTGGGCAGCTTGTTCATCCTCGGCGCCATGGGCAATAACCGCGAGCTGATCGCCATGCAGGCGGCGGGCCTATCGGTTCCCAGAATCATCCTCGCCGTGATGGCGGCGGGAACGATCATGGTCATGGTTTCGCTATCGGTGGGCGAATTAATAGCGCCCATGACCGAACGCCAGGCGCAGCTTCTCAAGGTCACGGCCAAACACCAGGATGTACTCAAGCAGACCCGCTACGGCATCTGGATGCGCGAAGGCAAAAAATTCATCAACGTCAGGCGAATCGAAGACAACGGCAGCCTGGCCGACATCCATATCCACGAACTGGACGACAATAACCGACTGGTCGGAACGCTGTATGCCGAACGCGCCGTTTATCTAGGCCGGCAGCAGTGGAAACTGATCCATATCAGCGAAACGGAATTCTCTCATGAAAAAGTTTCCTCCAGCGTTCAAAACGAGGAGATCATCAAGTCTTCCATTGCGCCCGATATTCTGAAAATTGCCGTGGTCAGCCCGGACAATTTATCCCTGGTCGATCTGGCCTTGTATATCAATTTTTTGAAAAAGAATCATCAAAAATCGCAGATCTTCGAGATGGCTTTCTGGAGCCGCCTGGTCAATCCTTTCATCACCTTCGTCATGCTCCTGGTGTCGACTCCTTTCGTGATCGGCGTCAAGCGCGGCGTCAGCGTCGGCGCGCGGATGATGATCGGCGTGGTCATCGGCATGGGCTTCAACATCATCGACAGAATCGTGGGGCATATCGGCCTGATCTATGAACTCAACCCGGTGGTGATGGCCGTCGCCCCGAGCCTGACTTTTTTTCTGCTGGCCATGCTGGCTTTAAGGCGCTCCGTTTACTGAACCTTGGCCGCCCTGACGATGTGCTATATTTGAAGCTGAACCGAATCGATTGCCGGCATCGGATCGGTTTTTCCAGCTTCTCTTCGGTCGGTAAGAAATCCATGACGCCAATGAATGAAAACCTGAAAATCCCTTTTTACCCGACCGAGCAATCCTTCTCAGGCTGGCTGCTGGGACTTTCCATGGAGCAAGACCCTACTTCCTGCCGCCGGTTGCTGGCGGCATTGCAGGCTTTTGAAAACAGCGACCTGCCCCCGCAGCAACTTTTAACTTTTCTCCCCAAAATCGGCGCAAAACTGGACGTTATCGTCGACCGGCTGGAAAGGAATTATCTGGACAGCGGATTTCCGCTGTCGACGGAAGAACAATCCGCTGCGGATCTTGTCTCCGGCGCCTTTACCGCTTTGGCTGAACAGTATCTCGCCCTTGCCCGCAAATGGTTTGAACTTACCGGTTCGGAGGACGCCTCGGAAAAAGCCAATGTTTTGTATTGGTCTTTGGAGGCTCTCGGTAAAAGCCGGCTGCACCGTGCGAAAATTTACCATCCTCCTGCTCCGGGATTTTGGCTGAATTGCTACCGGATCTACCGATGGGCGGAAAATGCCCGGTTGCTGAATGTCGTTATCGCTCAGGATACAACCGGAGAAAGCACAATCAATACGGCATTCAAACACATTCTTTTATTCGACCTGGCCAATCCCGGACAATTCAGGCCCAGGGAAATGAAGGCGATTTATCATGCTCTGGAAGAATGCGCCGCTTCGAGCCTGCTGGAACCGGACAGTGCGCCATCGCCTTTGCCCCAATGCACGTTCAATCTGGGCCTGGACAAGCGCCCACAGATACTATTTTCACCGGCATTACCGAAAAGCGTGGATGCCGACACCCGCTATTTTTCGTCCGTACCGGCCGCGCGGGATCTTCATCAGTTACTCAAACAACAAGTTTCTTCGCAGAATGTCCTGAAATGGATTTATCAGTCTTCGTTCAGGCGCGCGCTCAAGTCGCTGAGCCTCACGCAAAGAAGAAAATTCAACAGAAAAGCAGAGCAACTGAATAAAACCTGCATCGTCGGTTTTCATCATGTCGTAAGCTATTTGTTCAAAACAAGCCCAATTGATTGGGAAGAATTCATCAAAAAACCTAAAAAAGATACTCGAATCGCCGGGAACTGGGAAGTACCGGATCTCGATCTTGTACCCATCGAGAAAGGCACGACTTATCAAATGAATGCTTTATTCAAGAAAAATACCACCGATAATTCCAAAATTGCCGATTTCTTAAGCGCCAATCGGGAAATCTCGAGCAAGAACGGGATCTGGGATCCCATCGAGCTAGAACAAAACAGACAGATGGATCTCATTCCTGTCGGCGAGGTCGACATTCTCGACAGCAGCGCTCACGGATTTCAGGTTTTATGGAAATCTCCCGAAGTAAAGGTTAAAGTCGGAGAGATCGTTGCCTTTCCGACTACAAAAGGCGACAGGATCGAAATCGGATTGATACGCCGCATCAGCCATTACCCGCAAGGCAATCTTTGTCTAGGCATCGAGATCATCGGCTTCGAATCCGAAGTGGTGGGATTGGGAAGACCCAGGCAGAGCCATTCGGTCCATACGGCCATTTTTCTACCGGGCATCCGCGCATTAAAGCAGGAAGACAGCATTATTTATAATAACTGCGATTTTTCAACCGGCGAATTTATCGTCATCCACCGCAAAAAACGCACCATTCCGTGCCGGCTGGAAAAGCTGGTCAATTCCACGCCGGCGATTACCCGGATGGAATTGTATTACCCCCCTTCTTCCGATTGAAGGACAGAACGAAAGACTGAACGTTGTTGCCGACGCCCCGATTTCACTCTCACTCTTTTCGGGAGCGCCCGGCCTGTGCCCCGTTCGGGCTGCCGGCTTTCACCGCCGCCATAAGCGATGCCTCACCTCAAACCTGCCCATTCTGTACGGCATTGACCTTCCGTATCGGTTTTCATACAATCCTCTTAAGATAAACCCAGGTTTGTCTTTACACAATCACACTAATTTCGGGGAGCACACATGGACAAATTAACAGCATTATCCTTGAGTATCGGCGTACTGGCGGGTGTCGCCACGTTTCTGGCGGTCGGTCCGTTGAGCGGCTTTTTTTTCATCTGGGCGGCAACGATCGCCTGGGCTGCTTATTTTGCCCTGGGTGCCAATGAGGCGGCATTGAAAAATACGATCATCTGCGGAATTTTCGGGGTGTTCATGGCCTGGCTGACGGCCATACTGCTGACCAACATACCTTCCACGGCCGTACTCGGGTTTCCGCTTATGGCGGCCATTACCGTGACCGTTGCGGTCGTAGTGCTGTGTCTTGCGGCGAGGCTTCCCCAACTGGCCGCCATACCCGCCAGCGTCTTCGGTTATTCGTCGACCTTTGCCTATCTTCTGCAAACGCCCGACCAACTGACCCAGAACAGCTTGCTCGGCGTTTCTTTCAGCAATCCTCTGGTGATTATTTCCGTTTCTTTTATTATCGGCACTTATTTCGGTCAATTTTCCGCTCAATGGGCCGCGAAAATGACCAGTGAGTCGTAATAAAAAAGTCTGACCTATTGAATAATTTACGTGATACAGCCTGAGCCCGGCCCGGTAACGCCTTAAGTTAGACGACATTCGCAAGGATGCAGGAAAGCCGGGCTCGCCTTTTTTCTCGGTGAATCCCGGCAATCACTGCCGGAATTCACTCTGTTTCCGTACTTAAGGGATGCTGTTGTTTTTGGCCAAACTTTCAAGCATCCACTCTTATCCCTCGGCTTGCGTGCTTAACTTTTCCAGTTCCTTCGCCAAAACCAGATAAGGAAACAAATTGACCGGCGTGGCACTGATTATCTCCTGATAAATTCGCCGATACCGGCTGATTTTCGGCCGTTCCGCCGGCAAATCAAAATATTCCGCACAGCCGGCTGCCTTGTTGACGAGAAGGTTCCTGATCAGAAGCCCTGCCATCGACTTGAAGTCTTCCTGCAGAGTCACGGTAACCTTTCGTTCCCAGTAATCGTGCGCCGGCAAATTTTTCAATCGTTCCCGAATGAGCTCAAGACCCAGAAAGCTATTGATTTCATTGAAGAGCTTTAATAGAGTAACGACGCTCTGATCCGTTTCCGAAGCCAATGACAAAATAAACGGAAAATCTTCCAGGCCGGCGATCAGCATCATGGTTTCTGCCAGCCTGTCGGGAACACCTGCCTGCTGATAGTGTGCCGCTTGAGCTTTCCAACGCTCTTTCTGAATGCCCTCGTATCGTCTCAGATAATTGACGTACTGCTTCAAGTAGCGCCGATAACCGTTGATGGTCCGTTCATCGGGCCGGATGACTCTATCGTGCAACAAGGCCCATCGGCAAAAATCCGCCAGTGCGGTTTCAAGAAGCAGCAACAATTGATATTGCACGCCCGTTGCCACTTTGTTGTCCAGGGCAAAAATCTTGCGCCGAATTGCATCGCCGTCCAGAACCCGATCGAAAGTCAGATAGCAGGCCACGTGATCGAGTTTGTTCGAATTGTCGCTGTCGATGTCCAGATTTAAAAAACCGCAGCCAGCCTGATTGATGATTTTATTGCTGACCATGGTGGCGGTGATTTCTCTGGCCAGAGGATGGCCGGAAAGATGTTCTCTATAGTGTTCGATGATCTGTTCCGGAAAATAGGACAACAAATAACAATCGCAGCAATCCTCCTCGAACAAGGCGGTCAAATGTTGAATTTGCTGGGTCAGGTACATTTTACCGGCGGCCATCAATACCGCCAGTTCGGGACGGGTCAGGTTTTTTCCAGGCCGCGCCAGAAGCTCCTTGGTGTGCGGAAAAGACTCGACGGTCCTGTCGAAATAGCCGCCCGCTTCGAGGCGCTCGGCCAACCGCAAATAGTCGGCAGGATCGCCGGCGCTGCGAAGTTGTTCCAGGGACAAACAGAGGCTCTGTGCATAATTGTTGGCCAGAACGAGCCGGCAGACGGCATCGGTCATGCTGATAAAAAATTGTTGATAATCGGAAATGACGTTTTTCTTTTGCAGGCCGGCCAGTAAAATTTTCAAATTCACCTCATGATCCGAGGTATCGACTCCGGCAGAGTTGTCGACGGCGTCGGTATTGATCCTGCCGCCCGACAAAGCGTATTCGATGCGCCCTTTTTGGGTAAATCCGAGGTTGGCCCCCTCGCCTACGATCCGGGCTTTCAAATCGACGGCGTCCACCCGCACATTGTCGTTGGCCCTGTCTCCGACTTCTTCGTGCTTTTCGGTGCCGGCCTTGACATAGGTGCCGATGCCGCCCAGCCACAGCAGTTCCACGGGCGCGGTCAACAGATAACGGATCAGCGATTCGCCATCCAGCGATTTATAGCGTATGCCGAGCCATTTTCTTAATTCGGGCGACACCGGGATGTCCATCGACGAGCGCAAATACACTCCGCCTCCC from Methylosarcina fibrata AML-C10 harbors:
- a CDS encoding leucyl aminopeptidase; protein product: MDYSIETAAPETLQYDCIIVGVYQDMQLSPSAIALNDSTRGLITAIMSHGDLSGKNGETVLINFVPDSQIERILVVGLGKKEILSQKNYRKALAAAIAGLKKTPIQSAACCLAECDVAKADLQWKTRQIVEVFNDAVYQFVHLKSDKETESKLQKVAVTASEDQRSLAEAGLAQGQAIAAAVDLTKFLADLPGNVCTPTYLAEQAVEIGKKHDKITVHVLEESDMKELGMGSLLSVSRGSRQPPKLITLEYHGGDKNSKPIVLIGKGLTFDAGGISLKPGLGMDEMKYDMCGGAAVLATVQAAAQLQLPLNVVGLVPASENLPDGNANKPGDIVTSLSGKTIEVLNTDAEGRLILCDTLTYAERYHPDVVIDLATLTGACLVALGRVPSGLLGNDDGLCNDLIAAGESASDSLWRLPLWEEYQELLKSNFADMANIGGKDAGTITAACFLSRFAENFRWAHLDIAGTAWRTGPTKGATGRPVPLLCQYLISRSAQA
- the lptF gene encoding LPS export ABC transporter permease LptF, producing the protein MIATDILQTLFSVWLVVVIIIVSRKFIKVLEQAVEGQISNETLMKIFGLKTLVAGIEFLPAALFMAILMVLGRMYRDQEMSAISSAGGGSGTIYRAVFLVVFPLSMLAVGLSLYSSPWAEDRMEHLMSQDEQSSDVRGVAEGKFSEYSQGDLVFYVEKISDDKEMHSVFVQQKQGTDLGIINAESARLKDLSDGRYVVFKDGERVQGQPGRQDFIIEQFAEYGVRIEEREASIRFNRAAVKTEVLWHSPISHDQAELQRRISIPLGMLLLSFLAVPLAQISPRGGVYGNMMVGFLIYFSYGNLIRTSQAWIVKGTVSAGMGGFGVNFLMLLIGMVLLARLYGWQWLVVRIKEKVFKWAY
- the lptG gene encoding LPS export ABC transporter permease LptG, giving the protein MGVLTGYIVREILKGSAIAVLFILTLFNLFTFSDELKSLGQGDYGLKQIFLYLALTSPRVFYELVPASALLGSLFILGAMGNNRELIAMQAAGLSVPRIILAVMAAGTIMVMVSLSVGELIAPMTERQAQLLKVTAKHQDVLKQTRYGIWMREGKKFINVRRIEDNGSLADIHIHELDDNNRLVGTLYAERAVYLGRQQWKLIHISETEFSHEKVSSSVQNEEIIKSSIAPDILKIAVVSPDNLSLVDLALYINFLKKNHQKSQIFEMAFWSRLVNPFITFVMLLVSTPFVIGVKRGVSVGARMMIGVVIGMGFNIIDRIVGHIGLIYELNPVVMAVAPSLTFFLLAMLALRRSVY
- a CDS encoding DUF1097 domain-containing protein; this translates as MDKLTALSLSIGVLAGVATFLAVGPLSGFFFIWAATIAWAAYFALGANEAALKNTIICGIFGVFMAWLTAILLTNIPSTAVLGFPLMAAITVTVAVVVLCLAARLPQLAAIPASVFGYSSTFAYLLQTPDQLTQNSLLGVSFSNPLVIISVSFIIGTYFGQFSAQWAAKMTSES